The Anopheles coluzzii chromosome 2, AcolN3, whole genome shotgun sequence genome window below encodes:
- the LOC120949014 gene encoding FAD synthase-like encodes MEKRKDSLRIIAQALSSYRAEEMFISFNGGKDCTVLLDLIHQANLKDAKKIKCIYVRPLNPFSEIEEFVDRCRQHYGITIATVDGGIKAALEQICRADPQLKACIMGSRRSDPYCERLASFQETDPGWPRLMRINPLLEWTCEDIWSYIREHNVPYCALYDRGYTSIGDRTNTIPNPHLKVEADSSGEEVTYLPAYTLQDADKYERAGRL; translated from the exons ATGGAGAAACGAAAAGACTCACTTAGG ATAATCGCACAAGCGCTGAGCAGCTACCGTGCCGAGGAGATGTTCATATCGTTCAACGGGGGCAAAGACTGTACGGTGCTGTTAGACCTAATCCACCAAGCAAACCTGAAGGATGCGAAAAAGATCAAATGTATCTACGTTCGTCCCTTGAACCCTTTCAGCGAGATCGAGGAGTTCGTGGACCGGTGCCGGCAGCACTACGGCATCACGATAGCGACGGTGGACGGTGGCATCAAGGCGGCGCTCGAGCAGATCTGCCGGGCGGATCCACAGCTGAAGGCCTGCATCATGGGGTCCCGCCGGTCCGATCCGTACTGTGAGCGGTTAGCGTCGTTTCAG GAAACGGACCCGGGGTGGCCTCGATTGATGCGCATCAATCCACTGCTCGAATGGACCTGCGAGGACATCTGGAGCTACATCCGGGAACACAACGTACCGTACTGTGCGCTGTACGATAGAGG CTACACTTCGATCGGCGATCGAACGAACACAATTCCAAACCCTCACCTGAAGGTGGAAGCGGACAGCAGTGGGGAAGAAGTGACTTACCTGCCGGCGTACACGTTGCAGGACGCGGACAAGTATGAGCGGGCGGGCCGGCTCTAA
- the LOC120949013 gene encoding cleavage and polyadenylation specificity factor subunit 4, protein MDMLIANVDSWTFKIEKDLNEQYGALALPFPGMDKSTAAVCLFFNASDGTECKKGNSCPFRHIRGDRTIVCKHWLRGLCKKGDQCEFLHEYDMTKMPECYFYSRFNACHNKECPFLHIDPESKIKDCPWYDRGFCRHGPNCRHRHVRRVLCNNYLAGFCPDGPECKYMHPRFELPPPPEIKDQTPKRPTTCHYCGEVGHKASYCPKMPLEQREATQRMEDAKYRALGYFKHRIHQDGGNNPGAGGAGGEEGNFMPQKPPPRPIEEITCFKCGIKGHYANKCTKGPLAFLSNNVQRK, encoded by the exons ATGGACATGCTGATAGCGAACGTCGACAGTTGGACTTTTAAGATAGAAAAGGATCTCAACGAACAGTATGGAGCTTTGGCGCTTCCCTTCCCCGGGATGGACA AATCCACCGCGgccgtgtgtctgtttttcAACGCCTCCGACGGGACGGAATGCAAGAAGGGCAACTCCTGCCCGTTCCGACACATCCGCGGCGATCGCACGATCGTGTGCAAGCACTGGCTGCGCGGTCTGTGCAAAAAGGGCGATCAGTGCGAGTTTCTGCACGAGTACGACATGACCAAGATGCCGGAATGCTACTTCTACTCCCGCTTCAACGCCTGCCACAACAAGGAGTGCCCGTTTCTGCACATCGATCCGGAGAGCAAAATCAAAGATTGCCCCTGGTACGATCGGGGGTTCTGCCGGCATGGGCCCAACTGCCGGCACCGGCATGTGCGGCGCGTCCTGTGCAACAACTATCTGGCCGGCTTCTGTCCCGACGGGCCGGAGTGTAAGTACATGCATCCGCGGTTCGAGCTGCCGCCCCCGCCCGAGATTAAGGACCAAACGCCGAAGCGTCCCACCACCTGCCATTACTGTGGGGAGGTGGGCCACAAAGCATCGTACTGTCCGAAGATGCCACTGGAG CAACGGGAAGCAACGCAACGCATGGAGGATGCCAAGTATCGTGCCCTCGGTTACTTCAAACACCGAATTCATCAAGACGGAGGAAACAATCcgggtgctggtggtgctggtggcgaGGAGGGAAATTTCATGCCACAAAAACCTCCCCCACGCCCAATCGAGGAAATTAC ATGCTTCAAGTGCGGCATCAAAGGACACTACGCCAACAAGTGCACGAAGGGCCCGCTGGCATTCCTTTCCAACAATGTACAAAGAAAGTAG